In one Denitratisoma sp. genomic region, the following are encoded:
- the trpC gene encoding indole-3-glycerol phosphate synthase TrpC translates to MSDILQKILAVKREEVAAAQTRKTLAALHAEALLQSPPRDFVGAIRAKVSLGKTAVIAEIKKASPSKGVIRSDFRPGEIARSYAAHGAACLSVLTDRQFFQGAPEYLQEARAACALPVLRKDFIIDPYQVVEARAMGADCILLIVAALELPLLLELEALAHELGMAVLVEVHDAAELDVALRLKTPLIGINNRNLRTFEVSLQVTLDLLARMPPGRTVVTESGIIAPADVVIMQANDVKAFLVGEAFMRADDPGAALSALFG, encoded by the coding sequence ATGAGCGACATCCTGCAGAAGATCCTCGCCGTCAAGCGCGAGGAAGTCGCCGCCGCGCAGACACGGAAGACGCTGGCGGCGCTGCATGCCGAGGCGCTCCTGCAGTCGCCGCCGCGCGACTTCGTCGGCGCCATCCGCGCAAAAGTCAGTCTCGGCAAGACGGCGGTGATCGCCGAGATCAAGAAGGCCAGCCCCTCGAAGGGCGTCATCCGGTCGGATTTCCGCCCCGGCGAGATCGCGCGCAGTTACGCCGCGCATGGCGCCGCTTGCCTGTCGGTGCTCACAGACCGCCAGTTCTTCCAGGGTGCGCCCGAATACCTGCAGGAGGCGCGTGCAGCCTGTGCGCTGCCGGTGCTGCGCAAGGACTTCATCATCGACCCTTACCAGGTGGTCGAGGCGCGCGCCATGGGAGCCGACTGCATCCTGCTCATCGTGGCGGCGCTGGAATTGCCGCTATTGCTGGAACTGGAGGCCCTCGCCCATGAACTGGGCATGGCAGTGCTGGTCGAGGTGCACGACGCCGCCGAACTTGATGTTGCCCTACGCCTCAAGACCCCGCTCATCGGCATCAACAACCGTAACCTGCGCACATTTGAAGTCTCATTGCAGGTTACCTTGGACCTGCTTGCCCGCATGCCGCCGGGCCGCACTGTCGTAACCGAATCGGGCATCATCGCACCGGCGGATGTGGTTATCATGCAAGCCAATGATGTAAAAGCATTTTTGGTTGGAGAGGCGTTCATGCGGGCCGACGACCCGGGGGCTGCGCTCTCCGCTCTGTTTGGGTAG
- a CDS encoding aminodeoxychorismate/anthranilate synthase component II — MLLMIDNYDSFTYNLVQYFGELGEDVRVFRNDEITVEGIAALKPDRLVVSPGPCSPAEAGISVAAIQAFAGNVPLLGVCLGHQSIGAAFGGRIVHARQLMHGKTSPVHHADTGVFRGLPNPFTATRYHSLAIDRASLPACLEVTAWTEDGEIMGVRHKDFQVEGVQFHPESILSEHGHRLLKNFLEQAK; from the coding sequence ATGCTGCTGATGATCGATAACTACGACTCCTTCACCTACAACCTCGTGCAGTACTTCGGAGAACTGGGCGAGGACGTGCGCGTCTTCCGCAACGACGAGATCACGGTCGAGGGCATTGCCGCACTCAAGCCCGACCGCCTTGTCGTCTCGCCCGGACCTTGTTCCCCTGCCGAGGCCGGCATCTCGGTGGCGGCGATCCAGGCTTTCGCCGGCAATGTGCCGCTGCTCGGCGTCTGCCTTGGCCACCAGAGCATCGGCGCGGCCTTCGGCGGCAGAATCGTCCATGCCCGCCAGCTCATGCACGGCAAGACTTCGCCGGTGCATCACGCCGACACCGGCGTCTTCCGCGGCCTGCCCAACCCCTTCACGGCCACGCGCTACCACTCGCTCGCCATCGACCGCGCCTCGCTGCCCGCCTGCCTCGAAGTGACGGCTTGGACCGAGGACGGCGAAATCATGGGTGTGCGCCACAAGGATTTTCAGGTCGAGGGCGTGCAGTTCCACCCCGAATCCATCCTCAGCGAACATGGCCACCGTTTATTGAAGAACTTTCTGGAGCAAGCAAAATGA
- the obgE gene encoding GTPase ObgE, whose protein sequence is MKFFDEAKIEVVAGDGGNGAATFRREKYVPKGGPSGGDGGRGGSIYAIADRNLNTLIDFRYTRIFRAERGENGMSSDCYGRGGEDLVLRMPVGTVISDLETGEVVADLDHDGKKALIAQGGQGGLGNIHFKSSTNRAPKQCTPGTPGERRNLKLELRVLADVGLLGLPNAGKSTFIRAVSSARPKVADYPFTTLHPNLGVVRVDTNRSFVVADIPGLIEGAAEGAGLGHQFLRHLQRTHLLLHIVDIAPFDPGADPVHDARAILDELMKYDPALHEKPRWLVANKLDLLPEGEREARLAALLAGYGPVERHFAISAINGAGCRELTFAIMEHIEKQKAAAPAAPDEKHVDETEN, encoded by the coding sequence ATGAAATTCTTCGACGAGGCGAAAATCGAGGTCGTTGCCGGCGATGGCGGCAATGGCGCGGCCACCTTCCGGCGCGAGAAGTACGTGCCGAAGGGCGGGCCGTCGGGCGGCGATGGCGGCCGCGGCGGCAGTATCTACGCCATAGCCGACCGCAACCTCAACACGCTCATCGATTTCCGCTACACGCGCATCTTCCGCGCCGAGCGCGGCGAGAACGGCATGAGCTCGGATTGCTACGGCCGCGGCGGCGAAGACCTCGTCCTGCGCATGCCGGTCGGTACGGTCATCAGCGACCTCGAGACCGGAGAGGTAGTCGCCGACCTCGACCATGACGGCAAGAAGGCCCTCATCGCTCAAGGCGGCCAGGGCGGGCTCGGCAACATCCATTTCAAGTCGAGCACCAACCGCGCGCCGAAGCAGTGCACGCCCGGCACGCCGGGTGAGCGGCGCAACCTCAAGCTGGAGCTCAGGGTGCTGGCCGACGTCGGCCTGCTCGGCCTGCCCAACGCCGGCAAGTCCACCTTCATCCGCGCCGTTTCCTCGGCCCGGCCGAAGGTCGCCGACTACCCCTTTACTACGTTGCACCCGAACCTCGGCGTCGTGCGCGTCGACACCAACCGCAGCTTCGTCGTTGCCGACATCCCCGGCCTCATCGAGGGTGCGGCGGAGGGCGCCGGCCTTGGCCACCAGTTCCTGCGCCACCTGCAGCGCACCCATCTGTTGCTGCACATCGTGGACATCGCCCCCTTCGATCCTGGCGCCGATCCCGTGCACGATGCCCGCGCCATCCTTGACGAGCTGATGAAATACGATCCGGCACTGCATGAAAAGCCGCGCTGGCTAGTCGCCAACAAGCTCGACCTGCTGCCGGAGGGCGAACGCGAGGCGCGCCTCGCCGCCCTGCTCGCCGGCTACGGCCCGGTCGAGCGCCACTTCGCCATCTCCGCCATCAACGGCGCCGGATGCCGCGAGCTGACTTTCGCTATCATGGAGCACATCGAAAAGCAGAAGGCGGCGGCACCTGCTGCGCCGGACGAAAAGCATGTCGATGAGACAGAGAATTAG
- the trpD gene encoding anthranilate phosphoribosyltransferase, whose amino-acid sequence MITPQEALQRTIEHREIFHDEMLHLMRQIMGGEITPLMVAAILTGLRVKKETIGEISAAAKVMRELCTRVETPHNPHFVDIVGTGGDSAHTFNISTASAFVAAAAGATVAKHGNRSVSSKSGSADVLEALGAKIDLTAPQVAECIQATGMGFMFAPNHHPAMKNVAPVRREMGVRTIFNILGPLTNPAGAPNTLMGVFHPDLVGIQVRVMQQLGADHVMVVWGKDGMDEISLGAATMVGELKNGEITEYEIHPEDYGLQMVSNRGLRVAGAAESKEMVLEALADTPGTPREIVTLNAGAALYAANVAASVADGIARAREAIASGAARAKLDQFVAYTQRFK is encoded by the coding sequence ATGATCACCCCACAGGAAGCCCTGCAGCGCACCATCGAACACCGCGAGATTTTCCACGACGAGATGCTGCACCTGATGCGGCAGATCATGGGCGGCGAGATCACGCCGCTGATGGTTGCCGCCATCCTCACCGGCCTGCGCGTGAAGAAGGAGACCATCGGCGAGATCTCGGCCGCGGCGAAGGTGATGCGCGAACTGTGCACCCGCGTCGAGACGCCGCACAACCCGCATTTCGTCGACATCGTCGGCACCGGCGGCGATTCGGCCCACACCTTCAACATCTCCACCGCCTCGGCCTTCGTCGCCGCCGCGGCCGGCGCCACGGTGGCCAAGCACGGCAACCGCAGCGTCTCCTCCAAGTCCGGCTCGGCCGACGTGCTGGAGGCGCTCGGCGCGAAGATCGACCTCACGGCGCCGCAGGTGGCCGAGTGCATCCAGGCCACCGGCATGGGCTTCATGTTCGCCCCCAACCACCACCCGGCCATGAAGAACGTCGCGCCGGTGCGGCGCGAGATGGGCGTGCGCACCATCTTCAATATCCTCGGGCCGCTGACCAACCCGGCCGGCGCGCCCAACACCCTGATGGGGGTGTTCCATCCCGACCTCGTCGGCATCCAGGTGCGCGTCATGCAGCAGCTCGGCGCCGACCACGTCATGGTGGTGTGGGGGAAGGACGGCATGGACGAGATCTCGCTCGGCGCCGCCACCATGGTCGGCGAACTGAAGAACGGCGAGATCACCGAGTACGAGATCCACCCCGAGGACTACGGCCTGCAGATGGTCTCCAATCGGGGGCTCCGCGTCGCCGGCGCCGCCGAGTCGAAGGAGATGGTGCTCGAGGCGCTCGCCGACACGCCGGGCACGCCGCGCGAGATCGTCACCCTCAACGCCGGTGCCGCGCTTTACGCCGCCAACGTTGCTGCCTCGGTCGCCGACGGCATCGCCCGGGCGCGCGAGGCCATCGCAAGCGGCGCGGCGCGTGCCAAGCTCGACCAGTTCGTCGCCTATACGCAGCGCTTCAAATGA
- the proB gene encoding glutamate 5-kinase gives MRQRISQARRLVVKVGSALVTNNGTGLAIDYLGELARQIARLREDGREVLLVSSGAIAAGMQRLGWATRPHAMHELQAAAAVGQMGLAQAYETCFTQYGLKTAQILLTHEDLADRLRYLNARSTLSALLQLGVVPIINENDTVVTDEIKFGDNDTLGALVANLVEAEALVILTDQAGLYTADPRKDPAATLVAQHRADDAALEAMAGGAGSGISKGGMITKVRAAQRAARSGADTLIASGREADVLPRLSRGEALGTLLVASSTPLAARKQWLADHLQLAGSLILDAGAAKALASGKSLLPIGVTAVEGEFERGAAVACRSADGREIARGLVNYSSSEARRIAGQPSSEIETLLGYLDEPELIHRNNLVLL, from the coding sequence ATGAGACAGAGAATTAGCCAGGCCCGCCGGCTGGTCGTCAAGGTCGGCAGCGCGCTGGTCACCAACAACGGCACCGGCCTGGCCATCGACTACCTCGGCGAGCTGGCGCGGCAGATCGCCCGCCTGCGCGAAGATGGCCGCGAGGTGCTGTTAGTTTCCAGCGGCGCCATCGCCGCCGGCATGCAGCGCCTTGGCTGGGCAACCCGCCCGCACGCCATGCACGAGCTGCAGGCCGCCGCCGCGGTAGGTCAGATGGGTTTGGCCCAGGCCTACGAAACCTGTTTCACCCAGTACGGTCTGAAAACCGCACAAATCCTGCTTACGCACGAGGACCTTGCCGACCGGCTGCGCTACCTCAACGCCCGCTCGACACTATCCGCCCTGCTCCAGCTCGGCGTCGTTCCCATCATCAACGAGAACGACACCGTCGTCACCGACGAGATCAAGTTCGGCGACAACGATACGCTGGGGGCGCTGGTCGCCAACCTAGTGGAGGCCGAGGCGCTCGTCATCCTCACCGACCAGGCCGGCCTGTACACCGCCGACCCGCGCAAGGATCCTGCCGCAACGCTCGTCGCCCAACATCGTGCCGACGACGCGGCACTGGAAGCCATGGCCGGCGGCGCCGGCTCGGGCATTTCCAAAGGTGGCATGATCACCAAAGTGCGGGCAGCACAGCGCGCCGCCCGCAGCGGCGCCGATACCCTGATCGCCAGCGGCCGCGAGGCCGACGTCCTGCCGCGGCTGTCGCGAGGCGAAGCGCTCGGCACCCTCCTCGTCGCTTCCTCCACGCCGTTGGCGGCACGCAAGCAGTGGCTGGCCGACCATCTCCAGTTGGCCGGCAGCCTGATTCTCGACGCAGGGGCGGCAAAGGCCCTGGCTTCAGGCAAGAGCCTGCTGCCGATCGGCGTCACCGCAGTGGAAGGGGAATTCGAACGCGGCGCGGCAGTCGCCTGCCGCAGCGCAGACGGCCGCGAAATCGCCCGCGGCCTGGTCAATTACTCCAGTTCGGAAGCGCGCCGCATCGCAGGCCAGCCCAGTTCGGAGATCGAGACCCTTCTCGGCTACCTCGACGAGCCGGAGCTGATCCACCGCAACAACCTCGTCCTGCTCTAG
- a CDS encoding porin, translated as MQKKLIAAAVAGLLAVPALAQTNVTISGRVATGWESYKLSGGGFTGHDSESRVSDQSSRIIFNVNEDLGGGLKAWAQMDMRYGNDMGGIGMTGNTGAGFMGSWGKFTIGRWDVHYGELDGAIGGNRAGSLQTLVGNGIMSQVWNGAVLATMGNGTRTPNLLMWDSPNWNGFTARLGYSTTGSGAGTTEGNTNRANGDPGAGRSWTGAVRYNNGPWTAGLSYWNSNAESQVNGAAENDQRSTRAWVGYTFAMGLKIGFAWDRSSLDTGVNGGASFRAARNAWTIPVSYAWGPHKVYGQYARAGSHSGSAIAAGTGGDYKAHQWMLGYDYAFSKRTSAGVFYTKVNNNSMGAYDMFGLGANGATATSGAGGEDSRQWYFGMAHNF; from the coding sequence ATGCAAAAGAAACTCATCGCTGCTGCAGTGGCCGGCCTGCTCGCCGTTCCGGCTCTGGCGCAGACCAACGTTACGATTTCCGGCCGTGTTGCGACCGGTTGGGAAAGCTACAAGCTGTCCGGCGGCGGCTTCACCGGCCACGACAGCGAATCGCGCGTCTCCGACCAGTCCTCCCGCATCATCTTCAACGTCAACGAGGATCTCGGCGGCGGTCTGAAGGCCTGGGCGCAGATGGACATGCGCTACGGCAACGACATGGGTGGCATCGGCATGACCGGTAACACCGGCGCCGGCTTCATGGGCAGCTGGGGTAAATTCACCATCGGCCGCTGGGATGTGCACTACGGCGAACTCGACGGCGCCATCGGCGGCAACCGTGCCGGCTCCCTGCAGACCCTGGTCGGCAACGGCATCATGTCGCAAGTCTGGAACGGCGCTGTCCTGGCCACCATGGGCAACGGCACCCGTACCCCGAACCTGCTGATGTGGGACAGCCCGAACTGGAACGGCTTCACCGCCCGCCTCGGCTACTCCACCACTGGTTCCGGCGCTGGCACGACCGAAGGCAACACCAACCGCGCCAACGGCGACCCCGGTGCCGGCCGTTCCTGGACCGGTGCCGTGCGCTACAACAACGGCCCCTGGACCGCCGGCCTGAGCTACTGGAACTCCAACGCGGAAAGCCAGGTCAACGGCGCCGCCGAGAACGACCAGCGCAGCACCCGTGCCTGGGTGGGCTACACCTTCGCCATGGGCCTGAAGATCGGCTTCGCCTGGGATCGCAGCTCGCTCGACACCGGCGTGAACGGCGGCGCCAGCTTCCGCGCCGCCCGCAATGCCTGGACCATCCCGGTCAGCTATGCCTGGGGCCCGCACAAGGTCTACGGCCAGTACGCCCGTGCCGGCAGCCACAGCGGCTCCGCCATCGCCGCGGGTACCGGCGGCGACTACAAAGCCCATCAGTGGATGCTTGGCTACGACTACGCCTTCTCGAAGCGCACTTCGGCCGGCGTGTTCTACACCAAGGTCAACAACAACAGCATGGGCGCCTACGACATGTTCGGCCTCGGCGCGAACGGCGCGACCGCCACGTCCGGTGCCGGTGGCGAGGATTCCCGCCAGTGGTACTTCGGCATGGCCCACAACTTCTAA